From one Trachemys scripta elegans isolate TJP31775 chromosome 14, CAS_Tse_1.0, whole genome shotgun sequence genomic stretch:
- the TBC1D16 gene encoding TBC1 domain family member 16 isoform X1 produces MSLGRLLRRASSKASDLLTLNPGGGGGSSSILDGEIIYSKNNVCVHPAEVLPGVGEHHPGYLCLYMEKDELLGTTLILAWVPNSRIQRQDEEALRYITPESSPVRKAPRKRGRHTQGFGTVQQASPTDQKRAVIPKDDEILAVSQLVRDVAHLGSPSEEGEKLSQCCLATDGTHNSSQPAHSDSGILSTISSQEEQNRSELSVEGTEEGLDCRLEQGEDEGSLELFADDVSRDSTFDSDSDAFSSPFCLSPISEALGEGSSSVFLDNESRETCDNHMTCSNSSTSSLDTSAQFQENNRQAQNTRWDEQQKVFALEQICGVFRVDLGQMRSLRLFFSDEACTSGQLVVASRESQYKIFHFHHGGLDKLSEVFQQWKYCTETHLKDQQLTDEKTCMQFSIRRPKLPSSETHPEENTYKRLDVTAWLNHLNESGQVEEEYKLRKAIFFGGIDVSIRGEVWPFMLRYYSHESTSEEREALRVQKRREYFEIQQKRLSMTPDEHKEFWRNVQFTVDKDVVRTDRSNQFFRGEGNPNVETMRRILLNYAVYNPTIGYSQGMSDLVAPILAEVLDESDTFWCFVGLMQNTIFISSPRDEDMEKQLMYLRELLRLMHLRFYQHLVSLGEDGLQMLFCHRWILLCFKREFPDAEALRMWEACWAHYQTDYFHLFICVAIVVIYGDDVIEQQLATDQMLLHFGNLAMHMNGELVLRKARSLLYQFRLLPRVPCSLHDLCKLCGTGMWDSGYIPAVECSGHHPESESCPYGGMVEVPSPKPGTEGKRGPKTREVFAFRK; encoded by the exons ATGTCTCTGGGGCGACTCCTTCGACGTGCCTCTTCGAAAGCCTCTGACCTCCTGACCTTAAACCCCGGTGGTGGCGGTGGTTCGTCCTCCATACTGGATGGGGAGATTATCTACTCCAAGAACAATGTATGCGTCCACCCTGCTGAGGTGCTCCCAGGTGTCGGGGAACATCACCCAG GCTATTTATGCTTGTACATGGAGAAAGATGAGCTCCTTGGTACCACGCTTATCCTTGCCTGGGTCCCAAACTCCCGTATTCAGAGGCAGGATGAAGAAGCCCTGCGCTATATCACCCCTGAGAGCTCCCCGGTCCGTAAAGCTCCCCGCAAGCGTGGCCGCCACACTCAGGGGTTTGGCACCGTCCAGCAGGCTTCCCCAACCGATCAGAAACGAGCAGTAATTCCGAAAGACGACGAGATCTTGGCTGTGTCTCAGCTTGTCAGAGATGTGGCTCACCTCGGCTCCCCTTCTGAAGAAGGGGAGAAGCTGTCTCAGTGTTGCCTGGCAACTGACGGTACCCACAACTCCTCACAGCCTGCCCACAGTGACTCAGGAATCTTATCGACAATCAGTTCTCAGGAGGAGCAGAACAGATCGGAGTTGTCAGTGGAGGGGACAGAGGAAGGGCTGGACTGCAGGCTAGAGCAGGGGGAGGACGAGGGCTCCTTGGagctgtttgctgatgatgtgAGCAGGGATAGTACTTTTGACTCTGATTCTGATGCCTTCTCCTCCCCGTTCTGCCTCTCTCCCATCAGCGAAGCCCTTGGGGAAGGCAGCAGCTCTGTGTTTCTGGATAATGAAAGCAG GGAGACATGTGACAATCACATGACCTGCTCAAACAGCTCCACTTCCAGCCTTGACACCAGTGCCCAATTCCAGGAGAATAACAGGCAAGCTCAGAACACCAGATGGGACGAACAGCAGAAGGTGTTTGCCCTGGAGCAGATCTGTGGGGTCTTCAGAGTGGACCTTGGACAAATGAGGTCCCTTCGCCTTTTCTTTAG CGATGAGGCATGCACCAGTGGGCAGTTGGTTGTTGCTAGCAGGGAGAGTCAATACAAGATCTTCCACTTTCACCATGGTGGCCTGGATAAACTGTCTGAGGTGTTTCAGCAATGGAAATACTGCACGGAGACCCATCTCAAAGACCAG CAGCTCACTGATGAGAAGACATGCATGCAGTTCTCAATCCGCCGCCCCAAGCTGCCGTCCTCCGAGACACATCCAGAGGAGAACACGTACAAGCGTCTCGATGTCACTGCGTGGCTCAATCACCTGAATGAATCTGGACAGGTGGAAGAGGAGTACAAGCTGCGCAAG GCCATTTTCTTTGGCGGGATTGATGTGTCTATCCGAGGTGAGGTCTGGCCCTTCATGCTGCGGTACTACAGCCACGAGTCCACGTCGGAGGAGAGAGAGGCGCTGAGGGTGCAGAAGAGGAGGGAATACTTTGAGATCCAGCAGAAGAG GCTTTCGATGACTCCAGATGAACACAAAGAGTTTTGGCGTAACGTGCAATTCACGGTTGACAAAGACGTGGTGAGGACTGACCGCAGCAACCAGTTCTTCCGCGGCGAGGGCAACCCAAATGTGGAAACCATGAG GAGAATCTTGCTGAACTATGCAGTGTATAACCCTACCATTGGCTACTCCCAGGGGATGTCCGACCTGGTTGCCCCCATTCTGGCAGAGGTCTTGGATGAGTCAGACACTTTCTGGTGCTTCGTGGGTTTGATGCAGAACACTATCTTCATCAGTTCCCCCCGGGATGAAGATATGGAGAAACAACTG ATGTACCTACGAGAGCTGTTGCGACTCATGCACCTGCGCTTCTATCAGCACCTCGTCTCCCTGGGGGAGGATGGCTTGCAGATGCTTTTCTGTCATCGGTGGATCCTCCTCTGTTTTAAACGCGAGTTTCCGGATGCTGAGGCTTTGCGCATGTGGGAAGCGTGCTGGGCTCATTATCAG ACGGACTATTTCCACCTCTTTATCTGTGTGGCCATCGTGGTGATTTACGGCGATGATGTCATTGAGCAGCAGCTGGCCACTGACCAGATGCTGCTGCATTTCGGTAACCTGGCCATGCACATGAATGGGGAACTTGTACTCAGGAAG GCTAGGAGTTTGCTTTATCAGTTTCGCCTGTTACCCCGGGTCCCCTGTAGCCTGCATGACCTGTGTAAGCTGTGTGGGACTGGCATGTGGGACAGTGGCTACATCCCTGCTGTGGAGTGTTCTGGACACCACCCTGAATCTGAGAGCTGTCCTTACGGGGGGATGGTGGAAGTGCCTTCTCCCAAACCAGGAACTGAAGGCAAGAGGGGACCGAAAACACGGGAGGTCTTTGCTTTCCGCAAATAG
- the TBC1D16 gene encoding TBC1 domain family member 16 isoform X2, whose protein sequence is MSLGRLLRRASSKASDLLTLNPGGGGGSSSILDGEIIYSKNNVCVHPAEVLPGVGEHHPGYLCLYMEKDELLGTTLILAWVPNSRIQRQDEEALRYITPESSPVRKAPRKRGRHTQGFGTVQQASPTDQKRAVIPKDDEILAVSQLVRDVAHLGSPSEEGEKLSQCCLATDGTHNSSQPAHSDSGILSTISSQEEQNRSELSVEGTEEGLDCRLEQGEDEGSLELFADDVSRDSTFDSDSDAFSSPFCLSPISEALGEGSSSVFLDNESRETCDNHMTCSNSSTSSLDTSAQFQENNRQAQNTRWDEQQKVFALEQICGVFRVDLGQMRSLRLFFSDEACTSGQLVVASRESQYKIFHFHHGGLDKLSEVFQQWKYCTETHLKDQLTDEKTCMQFSIRRPKLPSSETHPEENTYKRLDVTAWLNHLNESGQVEEEYKLRKAIFFGGIDVSIRGEVWPFMLRYYSHESTSEEREALRVQKRREYFEIQQKRLSMTPDEHKEFWRNVQFTVDKDVVRTDRSNQFFRGEGNPNVETMRRILLNYAVYNPTIGYSQGMSDLVAPILAEVLDESDTFWCFVGLMQNTIFISSPRDEDMEKQLMYLRELLRLMHLRFYQHLVSLGEDGLQMLFCHRWILLCFKREFPDAEALRMWEACWAHYQTDYFHLFICVAIVVIYGDDVIEQQLATDQMLLHFGNLAMHMNGELVLRKARSLLYQFRLLPRVPCSLHDLCKLCGTGMWDSGYIPAVECSGHHPESESCPYGGMVEVPSPKPGTEGKRGPKTREVFAFRK, encoded by the exons ATGTCTCTGGGGCGACTCCTTCGACGTGCCTCTTCGAAAGCCTCTGACCTCCTGACCTTAAACCCCGGTGGTGGCGGTGGTTCGTCCTCCATACTGGATGGGGAGATTATCTACTCCAAGAACAATGTATGCGTCCACCCTGCTGAGGTGCTCCCAGGTGTCGGGGAACATCACCCAG GCTATTTATGCTTGTACATGGAGAAAGATGAGCTCCTTGGTACCACGCTTATCCTTGCCTGGGTCCCAAACTCCCGTATTCAGAGGCAGGATGAAGAAGCCCTGCGCTATATCACCCCTGAGAGCTCCCCGGTCCGTAAAGCTCCCCGCAAGCGTGGCCGCCACACTCAGGGGTTTGGCACCGTCCAGCAGGCTTCCCCAACCGATCAGAAACGAGCAGTAATTCCGAAAGACGACGAGATCTTGGCTGTGTCTCAGCTTGTCAGAGATGTGGCTCACCTCGGCTCCCCTTCTGAAGAAGGGGAGAAGCTGTCTCAGTGTTGCCTGGCAACTGACGGTACCCACAACTCCTCACAGCCTGCCCACAGTGACTCAGGAATCTTATCGACAATCAGTTCTCAGGAGGAGCAGAACAGATCGGAGTTGTCAGTGGAGGGGACAGAGGAAGGGCTGGACTGCAGGCTAGAGCAGGGGGAGGACGAGGGCTCCTTGGagctgtttgctgatgatgtgAGCAGGGATAGTACTTTTGACTCTGATTCTGATGCCTTCTCCTCCCCGTTCTGCCTCTCTCCCATCAGCGAAGCCCTTGGGGAAGGCAGCAGCTCTGTGTTTCTGGATAATGAAAGCAG GGAGACATGTGACAATCACATGACCTGCTCAAACAGCTCCACTTCCAGCCTTGACACCAGTGCCCAATTCCAGGAGAATAACAGGCAAGCTCAGAACACCAGATGGGACGAACAGCAGAAGGTGTTTGCCCTGGAGCAGATCTGTGGGGTCTTCAGAGTGGACCTTGGACAAATGAGGTCCCTTCGCCTTTTCTTTAG CGATGAGGCATGCACCAGTGGGCAGTTGGTTGTTGCTAGCAGGGAGAGTCAATACAAGATCTTCCACTTTCACCATGGTGGCCTGGATAAACTGTCTGAGGTGTTTCAGCAATGGAAATACTGCACGGAGACCCATCTCAAAGACCAG CTCACTGATGAGAAGACATGCATGCAGTTCTCAATCCGCCGCCCCAAGCTGCCGTCCTCCGAGACACATCCAGAGGAGAACACGTACAAGCGTCTCGATGTCACTGCGTGGCTCAATCACCTGAATGAATCTGGACAGGTGGAAGAGGAGTACAAGCTGCGCAAG GCCATTTTCTTTGGCGGGATTGATGTGTCTATCCGAGGTGAGGTCTGGCCCTTCATGCTGCGGTACTACAGCCACGAGTCCACGTCGGAGGAGAGAGAGGCGCTGAGGGTGCAGAAGAGGAGGGAATACTTTGAGATCCAGCAGAAGAG GCTTTCGATGACTCCAGATGAACACAAAGAGTTTTGGCGTAACGTGCAATTCACGGTTGACAAAGACGTGGTGAGGACTGACCGCAGCAACCAGTTCTTCCGCGGCGAGGGCAACCCAAATGTGGAAACCATGAG GAGAATCTTGCTGAACTATGCAGTGTATAACCCTACCATTGGCTACTCCCAGGGGATGTCCGACCTGGTTGCCCCCATTCTGGCAGAGGTCTTGGATGAGTCAGACACTTTCTGGTGCTTCGTGGGTTTGATGCAGAACACTATCTTCATCAGTTCCCCCCGGGATGAAGATATGGAGAAACAACTG ATGTACCTACGAGAGCTGTTGCGACTCATGCACCTGCGCTTCTATCAGCACCTCGTCTCCCTGGGGGAGGATGGCTTGCAGATGCTTTTCTGTCATCGGTGGATCCTCCTCTGTTTTAAACGCGAGTTTCCGGATGCTGAGGCTTTGCGCATGTGGGAAGCGTGCTGGGCTCATTATCAG ACGGACTATTTCCACCTCTTTATCTGTGTGGCCATCGTGGTGATTTACGGCGATGATGTCATTGAGCAGCAGCTGGCCACTGACCAGATGCTGCTGCATTTCGGTAACCTGGCCATGCACATGAATGGGGAACTTGTACTCAGGAAG GCTAGGAGTTTGCTTTATCAGTTTCGCCTGTTACCCCGGGTCCCCTGTAGCCTGCATGACCTGTGTAAGCTGTGTGGGACTGGCATGTGGGACAGTGGCTACATCCCTGCTGTGGAGTGTTCTGGACACCACCCTGAATCTGAGAGCTGTCCTTACGGGGGGATGGTGGAAGTGCCTTCTCCCAAACCAGGAACTGAAGGCAAGAGGGGACCGAAAACACGGGAGGTCTTTGCTTTCCGCAAATAG
- the TBC1D16 gene encoding TBC1 domain family member 16 isoform X3, producing the protein MTCSNSSTSSLDTSAQFQENNRQAQNTRWDEQQKVFALEQICGVFRVDLGQMRSLRLFFSDEACTSGQLVVASRESQYKIFHFHHGGLDKLSEVFQQWKYCTETHLKDQQLTDEKTCMQFSIRRPKLPSSETHPEENTYKRLDVTAWLNHLNESGQVEEEYKLRKAIFFGGIDVSIRGEVWPFMLRYYSHESTSEEREALRVQKRREYFEIQQKRLSMTPDEHKEFWRNVQFTVDKDVVRTDRSNQFFRGEGNPNVETMRRILLNYAVYNPTIGYSQGMSDLVAPILAEVLDESDTFWCFVGLMQNTIFISSPRDEDMEKQLMYLRELLRLMHLRFYQHLVSLGEDGLQMLFCHRWILLCFKREFPDAEALRMWEACWAHYQTDYFHLFICVAIVVIYGDDVIEQQLATDQMLLHFGNLAMHMNGELVLRKARSLLYQFRLLPRVPCSLHDLCKLCGTGMWDSGYIPAVECSGHHPESESCPYGGMVEVPSPKPGTEGKRGPKTREVFAFRK; encoded by the exons ATGACCTGCTCAAACAGCTCCACTTCCAGCCTTGACACCAGTGCCCAATTCCAGGAGAATAACAGGCAAGCTCAGAACACCAGATGGGACGAACAGCAGAAGGTGTTTGCCCTGGAGCAGATCTGTGGGGTCTTCAGAGTGGACCTTGGACAAATGAGGTCCCTTCGCCTTTTCTTTAG CGATGAGGCATGCACCAGTGGGCAGTTGGTTGTTGCTAGCAGGGAGAGTCAATACAAGATCTTCCACTTTCACCATGGTGGCCTGGATAAACTGTCTGAGGTGTTTCAGCAATGGAAATACTGCACGGAGACCCATCTCAAAGACCAG CAGCTCACTGATGAGAAGACATGCATGCAGTTCTCAATCCGCCGCCCCAAGCTGCCGTCCTCCGAGACACATCCAGAGGAGAACACGTACAAGCGTCTCGATGTCACTGCGTGGCTCAATCACCTGAATGAATCTGGACAGGTGGAAGAGGAGTACAAGCTGCGCAAG GCCATTTTCTTTGGCGGGATTGATGTGTCTATCCGAGGTGAGGTCTGGCCCTTCATGCTGCGGTACTACAGCCACGAGTCCACGTCGGAGGAGAGAGAGGCGCTGAGGGTGCAGAAGAGGAGGGAATACTTTGAGATCCAGCAGAAGAG GCTTTCGATGACTCCAGATGAACACAAAGAGTTTTGGCGTAACGTGCAATTCACGGTTGACAAAGACGTGGTGAGGACTGACCGCAGCAACCAGTTCTTCCGCGGCGAGGGCAACCCAAATGTGGAAACCATGAG GAGAATCTTGCTGAACTATGCAGTGTATAACCCTACCATTGGCTACTCCCAGGGGATGTCCGACCTGGTTGCCCCCATTCTGGCAGAGGTCTTGGATGAGTCAGACACTTTCTGGTGCTTCGTGGGTTTGATGCAGAACACTATCTTCATCAGTTCCCCCCGGGATGAAGATATGGAGAAACAACTG ATGTACCTACGAGAGCTGTTGCGACTCATGCACCTGCGCTTCTATCAGCACCTCGTCTCCCTGGGGGAGGATGGCTTGCAGATGCTTTTCTGTCATCGGTGGATCCTCCTCTGTTTTAAACGCGAGTTTCCGGATGCTGAGGCTTTGCGCATGTGGGAAGCGTGCTGGGCTCATTATCAG ACGGACTATTTCCACCTCTTTATCTGTGTGGCCATCGTGGTGATTTACGGCGATGATGTCATTGAGCAGCAGCTGGCCACTGACCAGATGCTGCTGCATTTCGGTAACCTGGCCATGCACATGAATGGGGAACTTGTACTCAGGAAG GCTAGGAGTTTGCTTTATCAGTTTCGCCTGTTACCCCGGGTCCCCTGTAGCCTGCATGACCTGTGTAAGCTGTGTGGGACTGGCATGTGGGACAGTGGCTACATCCCTGCTGTGGAGTGTTCTGGACACCACCCTGAATCTGAGAGCTGTCCTTACGGGGGGATGGTGGAAGTGCCTTCTCCCAAACCAGGAACTGAAGGCAAGAGGGGACCGAAAACACGGGAGGTCTTTGCTTTCCGCAAATAG